GCGAGTTGATTATCGTTTTGCTTTGCGGTGGCGCCAAGTCGACCCAGAAAAAGGACATCAAGGCCGCAAAAATGCTGGCCGACGAGTGGAAGGATTGAAACTATGGCAAAGGAAGTTTTTAGCCGTTTCGATGCGGCCGATTACCTGAAAACCAACGAGGATATTGCTGCCTTCCTGGATGCCGCGATGGAAGAAGGTGGAGACGATCCTGAATATATCGCTGTCGTTCTTGGAACCATTGCGCGGGCGCGCAATATGAGCCAGTTGGCGCGTGACACCGGGCTTTCGCGGGAGGGTCTTTCACGCGCGCTTTCCGGCAACGGGAACCCGACAATGGCAACTTTGATGAAAGTG
This genomic interval from Martelella sp. AD-3 contains the following:
- a CDS encoding addiction module antidote protein, producing the protein MAKEVFSRFDAADYLKTNEDIAAFLDAAMEEGGDDPEYIAVVLGTIARARNMSQLARDTGLSREGLSRALSGNGNPTMATLMKVAKALDLKIQVVPAVSAGAASNVPEHSTAS